TTTTCTCGGCCTCATCTATCAAATTTACCTCATCATCACGGCAACCACCCTTTGAGCTGCCTGGAAGATAGAAGCATCTGCCTCCACCAATCATCAAGTCGGTAACACGGCCCAAAGTGGTGTTAAAGCCGAGCTGCTGATTTGCTATAAGTGTCTGCATGAATCTATAGTCAACGTGTGAGTTGAATGCTGCTGGAGTGGCATCTGTGATGGATGTAGTCACAACAAGTCCAGTTTTATAACCTTTCAACTTTAGAGCCTCCAAGATGGTTCCTCTAGGATTTTTCAGTGGATCCACGCCAATTGCTCCATTGTACGACTTCATACCACACGAAAAAACGGTTGCACCGGCTGCCGAGTCCGTGATGTAGGAGGAGTTGCTACGAGTCCTGCTCGAGCCAATAAAATACTTGTCTAAAAAAAGCGTGTCATCGTAAGGGAGATTGTCACGATGTTGACGGAAAGTCCGGGCCATGTTAATGGAAGCTGGTCCGGTTCCATCCGTCACCATCATGATGATATTCTTCTTACCTTTTGGGGCTTTTGTGGTGCCTGATGCGTCACCAAATCTCTCACCCACATTTCCAGCCTCTGCAAACTTGAACGAAAACCAAAGCAGAACAAAGGTAAGAAGAAGGGCTATTTTTATGAGCCAAACCCGTCTTCTTCTGCATGCTCTTGGTTGCTTTTGCAAAGAGGCATCTGTACCATTTTTTATAGTTACATTCTCAGTGGATTGCAACTCCTCGGCTGAGGACGGAATTGCCTTATAGTCTTTTGTGGCTGACATTACtcaagaacttgaagaataaTCCAAGAAGTTGATGTGTCTTGCTGAAGTAGTATGACGatcgaagaaaaaagacggtgtgaaaaagagaagaaaatggttGTGCAGTGGGAAAAAGGTAGATTGAAggggaaaataaaatcaaccaagataaaattaaaaacaGGGGCAACTTAAtaatggaaatggaaataaaaccaaaaaaaaaattcacagCGGGTTGCGAGAGGTAATAATAGAGATAAATGAAGACAAACCGGGGTGAtaagaaacaagaaaaaataataataaaaatagcaGCCGCAAGTGCGTCAGGCTTTGCCCAATAATGCTTGACAGCATTATCCGGCAAGAAACCGTTATTGTGGCTACGGACATTAACTTTAAAGGATGCACCTTAAGaaccaatttttttctttatttaatcCAACTGGAGATTTGGACATAATATcaataaattgaaagtaTGATACTAAAAGGTGAGTTGCAACTGTAAGGATATGCAGAAGTGGTGGAAAATCTATAAAACTGCATACAGGAGAGGATTTAATGTACATAGAGTAAGAAGCAGataaatgtgaaaaaacAAGAGCTTAAAAGGACATTCGAATGAAATCGAAGTTATGCAATGCAGTTATAAGTTATAAATTAAAGAGGCATTTGCCAGTAAACATTGAATAACTATATCAAAGAGCGTAACATGAAAGTAAATGTTAGCAGGTTGTTCAGCTTTTGTCAACGGAATTTGCCTCACTCAAACGTGGCTTTGGCTGGCCCAACAAGCCGTGAATTTCCGAAGACTGCTCAGAGATAGAGCTCTGTTCTTCATCGGTATTGTTAGAGGAAGAAATTACAACACGATGCTTGAGTTTCTTGTTCATTTTGTAGTACTCAGGGCTCTGGATGATGTTATCGATCACGTAATATTGGAAGGAGTTCATAATTAGCGGGAAAATCATCATGACAAAAGCCACTTGAAGCTCTGGAATGGAATCTGACCAGCTAAGTATCCAAACGGCAAAACGCACAAGAAATGGACAGAGAACAAGAAGCGTATAAATAATAAGCTTCATGGATAAAAGCCCCAAGAAGTATAGTCCAAGCTGCTTTGAATAGTAGTCAAATCTAGGAGGATTGCCATACTCCCCACTATCTATTCCCGATATGCCCGACTTCTTTGCGAGGTGATAAATCGCATAAAGAAGCCCCCATAGAATTGGAATGCCGACAGTTGTATCGAATAGAATATTGAGGAAATAGTAATCGCAGGGATTATCACAGAGATCTGAAGGCTTTGGCCGGCCCTGCTTGTATTGTAGATAATATGGAGAAGTTGTTTGGTTGTTTGGAtcaccattttctttaaacCATTCGTCCGAATTCCCGCCCAATATGCTCATTCCAATATTGAGCAGATGCACACCAAGAGCTCCGAGAACCTGCTTGGAAACATCAAAGAACCAAACCCTCCAGGGTCGTCTATTTGGATACTCGTGGAATCTTTTCCAAACCAAAGAAGATAGTGCAAGAATGCCTAGGCACCCTTGAATTAGGAGTGAAAAGGGACCTAATATCTCACACCTGTCTCTCCTTGGAGAGTCCGGCTCAACCATTTCGGGGTGTCTAATTTTTCACACAGATTTATGGCTTTGCTATGCTTGAGTAGGCAAAAGAAGCTTTGAAGTCGGCCAATTTTTGGATCAGCGTAATTCTGGAAAATTTCAAGGAGGTACATTTTTTTCGACCTTTGCATGTACGGATGAGCTGCGCCTCTGGACATTGCGTGTTCAGCCACACGAGAGAATTATCGCTGGATTTGGCTGGTGGAGAAGCGAGGATGACAAATCCCAGCAGTGGTAattggcaaaaaaataaaatcagaaaaattgaataataATGCTTACATAACTATAAATATTTCGGGCGGGGGAGAGTGATAACATAATAGCAGAGTagttattttcttttgagtCTATACTGGAAGgataatatttgcatcaCATATTATACACAATGTGGTTCTCGTGGGGAAAGGATAAGAAAGACAATTGTCATTGTGACAAGCATGAGAAGTGTGATATGAAGAAGTGTGACATGAAGAAGTGTGATGACAAGAAGTGCGAcatgaagaaagatgacGGTAAGTTAGATTTGTAAATGTGTATTTCAGGTGGTTGGCCATATGTGCCTTTTTTAGATATGATACTAACATATAAGTACGTTTAGGAAAGCCAAAGCCTTGCTGTGTGTGTCTTGATGAGAAGGATGCTCGGGATAAGTGCATATTGTTGAAGGGTAACGAGTCTCCAGACTGCGAGGAGTTGGTTGCTAAGTACAAGAAGTGCATGGCTGGTTATGGATTTAAGATTTAGGGTGGTGAGATAGATTTCATGTAGATAGAAAAgcaatatatttatatttgacAAGCACGGAGGGGTGAGTAGGTGAGTTTAAGTGTAGCACAAGAAGTATGTGGATATTCGTAGATAGAGCGTATACTATTTTGTGGGTATGATTTGCATCGCCAGAGAACCAACATTTATTATGTAAGGCTTTACATCGCCAGAGATACAACATTTATTATGTAAGGCTTTACACCGCACTAGATACAATATATACTATGTATCACTTTACATCACATTAGATACAATATATACTATGTATCACTTTATATCGCATTAGATACAACATATTCATGCATGGCTCTACATCGCACTATACAACATCCTCATACAATTACTGCTGGATTCAAGATCAGATTTCATAGAGAagtatatttatatattttgccGGTCTCTCAGTTCTCACCCCACACGTTGGCAAGCAACAGGCTCAAATCAGCATCGGAGGACCGCACCTGGACCTTCATCATGGCACCCTTTGAGCTCAAAATGAGCTTGACAAGTGCCCCAACTTTGGCACCATCGACACTGGTACCAAACAACTTGAGAGTGTGCGTGGACTCGCTGTGAACTCTGGCAGAACCTTCAAGCGGCAGCATTCCAAGCGTCCGGGTAACCTTGGCGACGACATCCTGCATGTTTATGGACTCGGCCGAGCCAAGATTGTACACTGCGACTTCCTCGTTGGGCAAAGAGTCGAACACGGCAGTGAAGGAGCCGGTAAAAGCCGGGATGACGAAGTCGGCAGGGGTGATCTGCAAGTCCTCGACCTGGTACTCGTCTGGGTAACCCTCATCGTCTTCAGCCGGCTCACCGGAAGCCTCATCGAGGTCCTTGGCGACGTACGAGAGAGTATTTGACAAATTTGCGGTCGTATCCGGAGTCTGGTCTTTTGTACGAGATGTAGACAGAGGCCTTGGAGTCCGGTCTTAGAAGCTGTATTGGGATGCTGAGCTCCTCCTGGTAGGCATCTGAGTCGAGCTGGCCGATAACGGTGACATTTTCGAGTTGCAACGTCTTCAAAGTGTTGCACACGTCGTACTGGACGACGAGATGGTGCTTGAAGACGTGCTTGACGGCCCGGACGACGAACTCCGTGTCGGTCTCGGTCAATTCCACTGCCTGCGAGGAGTGCAAGAGGTCCCCATAGGACTCGAACTGCGGCAACGTGGCCAGTTCGCGTGCGTAAACCAGCATCTGGGATTTCTCGGCCTCTTGCTGGGCCTGGGTCGTCAACTTTTCGCCAAATGCAGCCCCAGTTTTACCGCCAGCCTCACTGATCTCAGCCTTGATCTCACCTTTTATCTCGTCCTTCATCTCAGCCTTCACTCCTTCCTTGATCTCACCCTCACCCTGCATCTTCTGCCGCAACTGCTCGGCCAGCTTGTCCTCAACAGTGCACATTGGGACGGCTGACGTGTCAAACGGCTGTGCAAACGACGCCTTGTCGTCCGACCGCACGTACTGGCACAACTGCTGCTCCAAAGATGCAAGCGAGAACCTAGTCTGTGGATCCAAAAGTGCCCTAGTTCTCGCCGAGGCCTCCGGACTGCCATCTGCCTCCTTCAACAGATGCAATGCAAAGGCCGCCCGGTCTCTAACCTCGTCGTCCACGTCTCTGAGGCACCTCTGGAGGAGAACCTCGATGCTCAAGGTGAGTTTTTGGTCCCCAACAAGTGCAAATTTCGACAACGCGACGACTGCCGACGACCGGACGATCGAGTTCTCGAGCACCACCCGGTTGTAGATGTACCGGACGTACGTGGATGGCTTGGAGGCCTTAGGACCGTATTGGCCAAGCATGTGCAAAACACGCACTGCCAACTCTGTGTACTCGCAGTCCTCAATAAACTCGCAGAGCAGCTTGAGAGCGTCCTCGCGGGCCTCCGGCACAAACTTCACGATGTCAAACACAGACTCCACGACGGAGTTCTTGAAGGTGAAGCCTCCTTCGTCCCGCAAAGCATCTCCCAAAAATCCAAGAAGCACCCGATGCTTGTCGGGGAACTTGAGCGCCAAAGTGCCCACTGCACGCACAACGACGACCTTGAACTCGTCCGTGATGTCGTCCATGAACCCGCCGATGATCTTCACCAACCGGTCCACACTCTCTGCACTGCCCGTCTTCAACAATGTGGTGATTGCATACGTCGAAATCGACCGGCACGGGTCGTTCACCAACTCCTCGATCTCCCCATTACACGGCCTCACCTTCTCGGGGCTCGAAACTGCCAGCCGGCTCAACAATCTGATGGCTGCAAACCGGGTCACGGTGCGAGGAACAGAGAGAAGTTTCGAAACCGTCGAAATTGCCTGCATCTGCTGCTCGGAAGTGAACACGCGGGCCAGCTGGGCACTCAACACGACCTTGGCGGCCTCCAGCTCCACCATCTCGGACTTGTCCGAGAGCCAGGAGGCGAAAAGCGGCCAGGAGCGGGTCGCCGAggcgtcgatcgacgcacCGACCTGCACCTCGTTTGCGAGCTGCACGCCCACGTACCGCACCAGCTGCACGGTGGCAAACGAGTTCTGCAACCGCCGGCTGCCCGTGAGCTGCTGGATCAGCTTCTGCATGCCCATCTTGTCGTCTTTCCTCAACTGGTACATCAAGCCTAGGGCGTGGTACTGGTGGAAATATGTCGATTGGGGCAGACGCGACGACCCGGAGACACCTCCCTGGGCCGTATATGGCGACCTCACGATGCTCTTGGCTGCACCAATCGTATCCTGTGCCTCGTTTGCCCATCTTCTAACCACCTCTTTCGCAACTGGAAACAAATGATACGTAGAAACCAAAGCTGCACAGCACACAGCCTGATTCGAGTCCACAATGCAGTTGCGCATTGCACGCTCTGCTGCGTGGATCGTCGAACCATCTAGAACACGCGAAAGTGTCCTGACCGCGTCCGGCTTGAAAACGGCCTCTCTGCCTTGTATATCCTTCATTATCGATGCCGTAATCATCAACGTGTCCTCAGACATCGAGCAGAGCTCCTTGATTGCCAAGTAGGCCATCTGCCGGAGAGACGGATCGTTGTTGTGGAAAAGTTTCGACactgagaaaaaaaggtttgTTGCTTCTGTTTTGTTGAACGTCTCTCCGTGGTATAAAAGATGCACCAATTGCGACAACAACCGCCGGCACTTCTTCGCCTTTATTGGGCTTGCTCCAAATGCCCGCTGGGACTCCTGGTAAACCGTCATTTTGTCCGGAAGAACCCCAGATTCGGGGTCTTCGAACCGCTTGTACGTAGATGTCGACATTTATGCTTGAGGCTTCAATTCTAAAGTCAATGCTTTGCTAATTTGTGTGCCAACAACGAGTCTCGATTGCTCAAACGCCCGCTATGCTCAGAACTGCAATTCAGTCAAGCTTGTTTGTTCTTACTCGAAGGTGTTGCCAGCTGCCTCTGATGTCCTGTATTGAGTATCTGTACAAGTGTTGTTTTTCTGCTCACCACCACATCGTCCGCGAAGAATCAAATAAGTGCtgggaaaaaaatcaatgccaaaaaaataaataaagaaaaatctgCCTACATTTTGTcgtttttcaaatttaataCCTCAGCCTGATCCACACTAATCCCGATTCATGCCCAAAATGTATCAAGATTCCTTTTTATAAACTATTAGAAACATCTTCGCATCCATCTTCACATCCATCTTCACTTACATTTTCACTTACATCTAATTCTATctccatcttcattttagttttcattttcctcctcctctCCATCTCCCAGTCCTACATTCCCCAGAAAAGCGTCTCcacatccttgcaccaCTCTAAGCCGCATGatacatatatacattAACAGCAAAATCGTAACTCTATATAAGACCCACCCAAAGAACAAGAAATACAACCAGCGAATATGCACAGCATCTCCCTCATTACATCACAGTATACAGAAGTTGTGAAAGGTTCTTTTTTGCAGTTGGATCATCTGCCAAAACGCGATCAAAAGTGTGATCACGTAAAGATTGCGGCACGCGTTCTTTAAGAGCAGATCGGGCATCTGCATTGTCAGCCAGCCGTAAATAGCATCTGATGACGTGCCTTAGAAGCCGCGGTGCAGGGTTAACTGCCATCTGGTCGATCATCAACTTTAAAACGTTAGACACTGCATCAAACCTCTCGTAAGTCTGGCAAACGTATGCCAAACCCGTATCGTCCATCAGAATCTTCTGGACAATGAAAATGGCCACCGTTTTACTCAATTCGGATGATGACTCCATGATCTTAAGACATAATGGGATTATTTCCGTTGTGAGAAGGAACTGGATCACTTCAGGACTGTCGTTTTTCACTAGCGCACCAATTACTCCCAAACTGGTCAATCGAAGATACTCAAATGGTCTCTGCTTGGAGCTGGTGTTCAAGAATGGATACAAAAACAATGGAATTTGCGCATGTAGGAATGCTGCACGCGTTTCTGGATGGGATGCAACACATTGCAGTAATGCCAATGCATTGCAAACACGATTAGATGCTGGAGTAGTCAAATTTTGAGGTGAAAGATACGGATAAATCGATATTATCTCCTCCAAAAGAGCCGTCATCACCCCGTACGAGTTCCAGAGCACCAATGCAAGATCATCGTAGTACTCTCGTTTCTTTCCAAGCTCCAGAAGTGCCTCCTCCTTGTTTGGGCCGTATGTCAACTCCACAATCCATGAGCAtatcttttcatcttctacTGCCTTTCTTGTTGCTGCACCGCCTTCCTCCCCAGCTTCCTGGCTTCTCCTTGTTGGGCCACGGTTATTATTGCTGGAGTTGCCGCTGGCTCCGGAGCCATTACTGGGTGAGTTACCAGGCATCATATTTTCACTATTTCCGTCCTTAAGAGTGGCTTTTGAGGCCTGGACTCGTTGCGACATCAGCTGTGACGCCATTGTTGGCTGCGACTGTTGATTCTGGTGATTAACTGCTGCTGTAACCGCC
The sequence above is a segment of the Brettanomyces bruxellensis chromosome 6, complete sequence genome. Coding sequences within it:
- a CDS encoding uncharacterized protein (BUSCO:EOG09260JTZ), with the translated sequence MSTSTYKRFEDPESGVLPDKMTVYQESQRAFGASPIKAKKCRRLLSQLVHLLYHGETFNKTEATNLFFSVSKLFHNNDPSLRQMAYLAIKELCSMSEDTLMITASIMKDIQGREAVFKPDAVRTLSRVLDGSTIHAAERAMRNCIVDSNQAVCCAALVSTYHLFPVAKEVVRRWANEAQDTIGAAKSIVRSPYTAQGGVSGSSRLPQSTYFHQYHALGLMYQLRKDDKMGMQKLIQQLTGSRRLQNSFATVQLVRYVGVQLANEVQVGASIDASATRSWPLFASWLSDKSEMVELEAAKVVLSAQLARVFTSEQQMQAISTVSKLLSVPRTVTRFAAIRLLSRLAVSSPEKVRPCNGEIEELVNDPCRSISTYAITTLLKTGSAESVDRLVKIIGGFMDDITDEFKVVVVRAVGTLALKFPDKHRVLLGFLGDALRDEGGFTFKNSVVESVFDIVKFVPEAREDALKLLCEFIEDCEYTELAVRVLHMLGQYGPKASKPSTYVRYIYNRVVLENSIVRSSAVVALSKFALVGDQKLTLSIEVLLQRCLRDVDDEVRDRAAFALHLLKEADGSPEASARTRALLDPQTRFSLASLEQQLCQYVRSDDKASFAQPFDTSAVPMCTVEDKLAEQLRQKMQGEGEIKEGVKAEMKDEIKGEIKAEISEAGGKTGAAFGEKLTTQAQQEAEKSQMLVYARELATLPQFESYGDLLHSSQAVELTETDTEFVVRAVKHVFKHHLVVQYDVCNTLKTLQLENVTVIGQLDSDAYQEELSIPIQLLRPDSKASVYISYKRPDSGYDRKFVKYSLDLDEASGEPAEDDEGYPDEYQVEDLQITPADFVIPAFTGSFTAVFDSLPNEEVAVYNLGSAESINMQDVVAKVTRTLGMLPLEGSARVHSESTHTLKLFGTSVDGAKVGALVKLILSSKGAMMKVQVRSSDADLSLLLANVWGEN
- the CAF40 gene encoding CCR4-NOT core subunit caf40 (BUSCO:EOG09263Q8J), whose amino-acid sequence is MYNNRQQFDLGGVDAPNQQRTYQSQFLNQQQHQQPNLALSQQLQAAAAVTAAVNHQNQQSQPTMASQLMSQRVQASKATLKDGNSENMMPGNSPSNGSGASGNSSNNNRGPTRRSQEAGEEGGAATRKAVEDEKICSWIVELTYGPNKEEALLELGKKREYYDDLALVLWNSYGVMTALLEEIISIYPYLSPQNLTTPASNRVCNALALLQCVASHPETRAAFLHAQIPLFLYPFLNTSSKQRPFEYLRLTSLGVIGALVKNDSPEVIQFLLTTEIIPLCLKIMESSSELSKTVAIFIVQKILMDDTGLAYVCQTYERFDAVSNVLKLMIDQMAVNPAPRLLRHVIRCYLRLADNADARSALKERVPQSLRDHTFDRVLADDPTAKKNLSQLLYTVM